Proteins encoded by one window of Glycine soja cultivar W05 chromosome 15, ASM419377v2, whole genome shotgun sequence:
- the LOC114387693 gene encoding probable ADP-ribosylation factor GTPase-activating protein AGD11 translates to MSIQHENSETKNVICPQKRLENLMHHAGNKFCADCGTTEPRWVSSSFGVFICIKCSGIHRSLGVHISKVLSLKLDEWTDEQVDALAKLGGNTLLNKKYEACLPSNIRKPKPHSSIEERSEFIRRKYEMQQFIGYDDGLSCPIVPSQGRSISLALAQSSTSYYNSFMDNKPSEKHQSKHRIGNTFRNSWGRKDSEHKSAKKSTSLAGMVEFVGLIKVNVVKGTHLAIRDVMTSDPYVILSLGHQSVKTRVIKSNLNPVWNESLMLSIPENIPPLKVLVYDKDTFSTDDFMGEAGIDIQPLVIAAKAYEKLNINESMQLGKFVASKDNTLVRDGIISLDEGKIKQEISLRLQNIERGELELELECVPLTQ, encoded by the exons ATGTCTATACAACATGAAAATTCTGAGACAAAAAACGTAATAT GTCCACAAAAAAGACTAGAAAATCTTATGCATCATGCTGGAAACAAGTTCTGCGCTGATTGTGGAACAACAGAGCCAAGATGGGT GTCTTCAAGTTTTGGAGTATTTATATGCATCAAGTGTTCTGGCATACATAGAAGTCTAGGAGTCCACATATCAAAG GTTCTATCACTGAAGCTAGATGAATGGACGGACGAACAAGTTGATGCATTAGCAAAGTTGGGTGGaaatacattattaaataagaagtaCGAAGCTTGCCTCCCAAGTAACATAAGAAAACCAAAACCACATTCATCCATTGAGGAGCGCTCTGAATTTATTCG gagAAAATATGAGATGCAACAATTTATCGGGTATGATGACGGTTTATCATGCCCCATTGTCCCATCTCAAGGAAGAAGCATATCACTTGCTCTTGCTCAAAGTAGCACTTCATACTACAATTCTTTTATGGACAACAAACCATCTGAAAAACACCAAAGCAAACATCGTATTGGAAACACATTCCGAAACAGCTGGGGAAGAAAAGATTCTGAGCACAAGTCTGCAAAGAAAAGTACCTCTTTG GCAGGTATGGTTGAATTTGTTGGGTTGATTAAGGTTAATGTGGTTAAAGGCACTCACCTAGCCATTCGAGATGTAATGACTAGTGACCCTTATGTCATCCTTTCTTTGGGTCACCAA TCAGTAAAAACACGTGTCATAAAGAGCAATTTGAATCCGGTCTGGAATGAAAGCCTAATGCTATCAATTCCAGAGAACATTCCTCCTCTAAAAGTG CTTGTGTATGACAAAGATACATTTTCAACTGATGATTTTATGGGGGAGGCTGGAATAGACATTCAACCTCTAGTTATTGCCGCAAAGGCCTACGAGAAATTGAATATCAATGAGTCCATGCAGCTTGGAAAATTTGTAGCAAGCAAGGACAACACCCTTGTTAGGGATGGTATCATATCTCTTGATGAAGGGAAGATCAAACAGGAAATCTCATTGAGGCTACAGAATATTGAGAGGGGTGAGCTGGAGCTTGAGCTTGAGTGTGTTCCCCTTACTCAATAG